In Archangium violaceum, the following are encoded in one genomic region:
- a CDS encoding type II toxin-antitoxin system PemK/MazF family toxin: MKMNAGEPTGTRSVKINRGDVFWMGPDDSRGPVPSYSHPHVVVQDDVFNHSRITTTVVCALTSNLHRANEPGNVLLEVGEGNLPKQSVVVVSQISSVDKTRLGERIGSLSDARVEQILAGLRFQQVSFFDR; the protein is encoded by the coding sequence ATGAAGATGAACGCAGGGGAACCCACGGGCACACGCTCAGTGAAGATCAACCGCGGTGACGTGTTCTGGATGGGGCCAGATGACTCGCGAGGGCCTGTCCCGAGCTACTCCCATCCCCACGTGGTGGTTCAGGATGACGTCTTCAACCACTCGCGCATCACGACCACGGTCGTGTGCGCCTTGACGTCGAACCTCCACCGGGCGAACGAGCCGGGGAATGTCCTGCTCGAGGTGGGCGAGGGGAACCTTCCCAAGCAGAGCGTCGTGGTCGTGTCGCAGATCTCCTCGGTCGACAAGACCCGCCTGGGTGAACGGATCGGGTCGCTGTCCGACGCGCGGGTGGAGCAGATTCTGGCCGGCCTGCGATTCCAGCAGGTGTCGTTCTTCGACCGGTAG
- a CDS encoding EVE domain-containing protein: MRRHVHEPVVSTPPEALFRASHGAAHMTRAWVGVVSRAHVLRGVEGGFAQLCHGKRLQLEKMSVGDWLVYYSPRTEMRGGEPLRAFTALGRVHGARTVPFDMGGGFVPYRRDVRFERTAREVPLATLGQSLDFIRSNPHWGMLARRGHFEVSLEDLRTIAAAMGVSAEAFAPAPTPHARGCPMR; encoded by the coding sequence ATGCGCCGCCACGTCCATGAGCCCGTCGTCTCCACGCCCCCCGAGGCACTCTTCCGTGCGTCACACGGAGCAGCGCACATGACGCGCGCCTGGGTGGGGGTCGTCTCGAGGGCGCACGTCCTGCGCGGAGTGGAGGGCGGCTTCGCCCAGCTCTGCCACGGCAAGCGCCTGCAGCTGGAGAAGATGAGCGTGGGGGACTGGCTCGTGTACTACTCGCCGAGAACGGAAATGCGCGGAGGCGAGCCGCTCCGGGCGTTCACCGCGCTGGGCCGCGTCCACGGAGCACGCACGGTGCCCTTCGACATGGGAGGCGGCTTCGTGCCCTACCGCCGGGACGTGCGCTTCGAGCGCACCGCGCGCGAGGTGCCCCTGGCGACGCTTGGCCAGAGCCTCGACTTCATCAGGAGCAACCCCCACTGGGGCATGCTGGCCCGCCGCGGGCACTTCGAAGTCAGCCTGGAGGACCTGCGCACCATCGCGGCGGCGATGGGCGTCTCGGCCGAAGCCTTCGCGCCTGCCCCCACACCTCACGCACGCGGCTGCCCGATGAGGTAG